The Setaria viridis chromosome 9, Setaria_viridis_v4.0, whole genome shotgun sequence sequence TGGCTTGCTGACACGGCGGAGAAAGCTATGTACGAGGGTAAAGCAACGAGGTGAGGTCGACACACTGTGGCGGCTTGGCTAATCAGTGGAGATCTTGGGGAGCGGGGCAATATCACTCAACATTCTGATAGTGACAAAAGAAATGGATCTGTGGCATAGAGTACTGCGGCGGGCGTGGCGACGAGAGAGAGGAGTCCAACGGTGGATGTGGCAAGGCCCCCGCGCATTGTGTTATCGTGgcggcgactgcgaggcagcctgcgagaggtctgGATTCATGGTGGTACGGGCTGCGGTAAGGCTTCGGTTCTGTCGCCGAGGTGTTGTGAGGAGGGGAGTTCGGCGacggttgatgtcccaatccaactagcCGATGTGTTGTAGAGTTGAGTTGCGTGTGAGGGCGTGGTGCGGCATGCGTTGAGGATCCAATCCAACCTGTCGATGCCTGcgtcttttttcttcttctcattttCTTATTTTCATCTAGTCTAgacttcatcttttttattaatataatcggcagctctcctgcctggttcgtttaaaaaaaattgtctcCCAGTGTGCCACTGCTAAGTGTAGACTGTTTCTAAAATATCTTCTGGTTTGAAACTTTCTTTCTTCTAAATTATTTTAAATCAGTTTAAACTGTTATCAAACTCTCAAAACAAGTTGAACCATCAACAAAAACTTGTCTGCTTGAAATTCAAAAACTTCAACGATCGAGATCTGTGATTGATACGCAAAAATTTCATCAATTCATCATACAAATTCGTTAAAGTACAACCCTGAAACTGAGACCTGCATAGAATTTGAGCAAGACCTGACTGAAACTTGGGTTTGTAGCTCGCTCATTGACAACAAATCCTATCCCATAGATTATGTTGTACAAGATTACTATCAACACTAACCGTaatttgtatttattttttctttctggaTTTTTGGTGAATAAATAATTCCAATTTTAGACTTTTATCACAACATGGCAAAATAAAAATCCAGAGCTTGACCAGACGGTTCCGGCTGGTAATCTTGATGCAATGAAATACAGTAACCGGACAATGACTGAACAAACACAAAACATGGATCTTGTACTGAACTTTTCAAGCTCAAATCACACATTCCATTTCAATAGGCGTACATCGAGTATCCAATAATCTTGATCCCTGTTTCTCCTTCACAACCTGTTCGGTAACTCTCACCGACTTCAAAACTATAACCGGGAGCGCTGAGAGCGAAAAATTAGCAGAAGGAGCAAATCAGAGAGGCAAAAGGGGGGTGTTGCCTCTCACCTAAAACTCAAGGATCAGACGTACATGGTGCACACCATGCGCAACCACCATGGCTATTTACatgagaaagagaggaggaaaCAGCTATGTGAGCTGAAAGCGTGAAGAGATGTGGATCTCACGTCACGAGTCATTCGCATCCTCTTCCAGGATGCTGTGAAGGTGCGGCCGCCACACAGTGGAACGGCCGCTCCGGCGGCGTTTCAGGCTGGCCTTGCCCTCCGACAACACCTCCGCCAGGTACCTGTCGCCATTGTCCTTCTTCACCTCCTTATCAGCAACAGCAGCGCTCGGCGCGGTCTTCTGCGGCCGTGCCTTTTTCTGCTGcggcttcctcttcttctccggcaCCGACGAGGCCGGCACCAGGAAATAGAAGCACCCTCGCTTCAGCTCCGAGTCCGGCGCGACGATCAGgatccgccgcgcgccgccctgGGAGCACGGCCTGCTGAGCACGTGGTTGGGGTGCGCCGCGATGACCTCGCCGGCGGTGACCGGGCGGGTGTACTCCTCGATGTGGCCGCTGAGGTGGACGATCCTGATCACGTCGAAGGAGCCGCAGGGGAGCACGCAGGCCAGGCAGCACCGCAGGCTGTTGCCCATGCTGGCTTTCCTTGCCTGCACCTGGAGTTGCTCGGCTCTGCGGCTGCTTTGGTTGCTCGCTCTGAGAAGTGAGAGCTCGCTTCGCTCTTTGGCATGGCCGGGCGGCACTGGTTTTTATATACAGGCTAAGATGATGAAGCTGTTAAACAACTTGGAATATATTATCCTGCAAATTCATAGAGCAAACTAAAGTATTCACAGTACAAGTGCCTCTtctatataatatatatgcatTAGTAACTTCTAATCCCATCATCATTAGAGTATGTTGGTTATCTTGGAACTCTTCCTACA is a genomic window containing:
- the LOC117840465 gene encoding uncharacterized protein produces the protein MGNSLRCCLACVLPCGSFDVIRIVHLSGHIEEYTRPVTAGEVIAAHPNHVLSRPCSQGGARRILIVAPDSELKRGCFYFLVPASSVPEKKRKPQQKKARPQKTAPSAAVADKEVKKDNGDRYLAEVLSEGKASLKRRRSGRSTVWRPHLHSILEEDANDS